From Candidatus Syntrophoarchaeum caldarius, the proteins below share one genomic window:
- a CDS encoding protein containing APHP has protein sequence MWEKKNKEVIEVKKFGMKVLTVFIAIVCVLQVVTISVAAGPTVTIDSLDVSPGAMFTIDITVDPQGEAIYGVQYDLYFDPAVLQVVSQTKGNFLTQDGASSIEIVNTFNNTLGKLEYGETRMGVENGVTGTGTLARVTFEAVGTGSIDLTLSNVLLSNPSAQPIAGVVLSDGVVNVVESQPSMIDLTPTALSIPDPIYLDHDYIVDATISNLESGDASSFNVTLKADGMIVDDKRVDSLAGDSDITVIFNWKPATIGTSTLLVEVDPDDEIAETDELNNTLSATVDVVEAAGPTVTVDSLDVSPGETFTIDITVDPQGEEIYGAQYDLYFDPAVLQVVSQTAGDFLTQDGASSIEVVNTINNTLGKLEYGETRMGVENGVTGTGVLATIEFEAVETGSTNLTLSNVLLSDPSAQPIAGVVLNNGVVNVVSGTPTPTPTPTGGAIVTIPDVAATGTLTAPIRIENVTDAGAIHLTLTYDPDVVIVSGACCNSDFDTLFANTEDAARGSITLIAYQTQNPGLNGDVLVADVTFMVVGSIGSSTPLNLTVTTLTDASPACNPIPYSVSNGSFTVFLNGDVNGDGRVDAADCMYLAKHLLGVSGFETIVEVAADVNGNGEIEASDCMYLAKHLAGIDGFEELK, from the coding sequence ATGTGGGAGAAGAAGAATAAAGAGGTGATTGAGGTGAAAAAGTTTGGAATGAAGGTTTTGACGGTTTTTATAGCCATAGTATGTGTATTGCAGGTTGTAACGATTTCAGTGGCAGCAGGACCGACCGTAACAATTGATAGCCTTGATGTATCCCCTGGTGCGATGTTCACGATCGATATAACGGTCGATCCACAGGGTGAAGCGATTTACGGAGTGCAGTATGACCTTTACTTTGATCCAGCTGTGCTTCAGGTTGTAAGCCAGACAAAAGGCAATTTTCTGACACAGGACGGTGCAAGCTCGATCGAGATCGTGAATACGTTCAACAACACGCTTGGAAAGCTCGAGTACGGTGAAACACGGATGGGAGTGGAGAATGGCGTGACTGGCACAGGTACACTTGCACGGGTCACGTTTGAGGCTGTTGGAACCGGATCAATAGATCTCACACTCTCAAACGTGCTCTTAAGTAATCCATCTGCTCAACCTATTGCTGGTGTTGTGCTCAGTGACGGCGTGGTCAATGTTGTGGAATCACAACCAAGTATGATAGATCTCACGCCAACCGCCCTCAGCATCCCTGATCCAATCTATCTTGACCATGACTACATAGTAGATGCAACAATCTCCAATCTTGAATCAGGTGATGCTTCATCCTTCAATGTCACGTTAAAGGCTGATGGGATGATTGTGGATGATAAAAGAGTTGACAGTCTTGCTGGGGATAGCGATATCACTGTGATCTTTAACTGGAAGCCAGCTACTATTGGAACCAGTACACTTCTTGTTGAAGTCGATCCAGATGATGAGATTGCTGAAACCGACGAGCTTAACAATACGCTGAGTGCAACCGTGGACGTAGTTGAAGCAGCAGGACCGACTGTTACGGTTGATAGCCTTGATGTATCCCCTGGTGAGACGTTCACGATCGATATAACGGTCGATCCACAGGGTGAAGAGATTTACGGAGCACAGTATGACCTTTACTTTGATCCAGCTGTGCTTCAGGTTGTGAGCCAGACTGCGGGCGACTTCTTGACACAGGACGGTGCAAGCTCGATCGAGGTCGTGAACACGATCAACAACACGCTTGGAAAGCTCGAGTACGGTGAAACACGGATGGGAGTGGAGAATGGCGTGACTGGCACAGGTGTGCTTGCCACGATCGAATTCGAGGCTGTTGAAACTGGATCAACCAATCTCACACTCTCAAACGTGCTCTTAAGCGATCCAAGTGCACAGCCCATTGCTGGTGTTGTGCTCAATAATGGGGTGGTCAATGTTGTATCAGGGACACCCACTCCAACCCCAACACCTACAGGAGGTGCAATCGTAACGATCCCTGACGTTGCAGCAACAGGAACACTCACAGCCCCGATCAGAATCGAGAATGTCACAGATGCAGGTGCAATCCATCTGACGCTCACCTATGATCCTGATGTTGTTATCGTATCAGGTGCATGCTGCAACTCAGACTTTGACACACTATTCGCAAACACCGAGGACGCAGCAAGAGGATCTATCACCCTCATCGCATACCAGACCCAAAACCCAGGTCTGAACGGTGATGTACTCGTTGCAGACGTGACTTTTATGGTGGTTGGCTCGATCGGCTCGTCAACCCCGCTCAATCTGACGGTTACAACCCTGACCGATGCAAGTCCAGCGTGTAATCCGATCCCCTACTCAGTCAGCAATGGAAGCTTCACGGTATTCTTAAACGGCGACGTGAACGGTGATGGCAGGGTCGATGCTGCAGACTGCATGTACCTTGCAAAACACCTGCTCGGGGTCTCAGGTTTTGAGACGATCGTTGAGGTTGCAGCAGATGTCAATGGTAACGGCGAGATCGAGGCATCAGACTGCATGTACCTTGCAAAGCATCTTGCAGGGATTGACGGATTTGAGGAGTTGAAGTAG